One region of Kytococcus sedentarius DSM 20547 genomic DNA includes:
- a CDS encoding GNAT family N-acetyltransferase, translating to MSEVTIRSNPETSRYEALLDGEVVGLADYRLAGQTMEITHTETDAGHQGQGIAGQVVRTALDDARSKGLSVIPTCPYVENWISEHPDYQDLLAEKR from the coding sequence ATGTCCGAGGTGACCATCCGCAGCAATCCCGAGACCAGCCGCTACGAGGCCCTGCTCGACGGCGAGGTCGTGGGTCTGGCCGACTACCGCCTGGCGGGACAGACCATGGAGATCACCCACACCGAGACCGATGCGGGCCACCAGGGCCAGGGCATCGCCGGGCAGGTGGTGCGCACGGCCCTGGACGACGCCCGCTCCAAGGGGCTGTCGGTGATCCCGACCTGCCCGTACGTGGAGAACTGGATCAGCGAGCACCCCGACTACCAGGACCTGCTCGCCGAGAAGCGCTGA
- a CDS encoding maleylpyruvate isomerase family mycothiol-dependent enzyme — MSLESGLHARFAQAFGEVADQVTDWDAPTPVKEWRARDIVEHLIDWYESVLEGWVDMDLPDRDPQDGPATAWHKRTADVQELLDDSERSTIELANGPFSGQTIAEMTGELYVSDVFMHTWDLARSAGVEADLDPEYAEQMLEGMLPIETMLRQSGQYGPAVETDSEDPVERLMAFIGRDVHAWTARA, encoded by the coding sequence ATGAGCCTGGAATCAGGCCTGCACGCCCGCTTCGCGCAAGCCTTCGGCGAGGTGGCCGACCAGGTGACCGACTGGGACGCCCCCACCCCCGTCAAGGAGTGGCGCGCGCGCGACATCGTGGAGCACCTCATCGACTGGTACGAGTCCGTCCTGGAGGGCTGGGTCGACATGGACCTGCCCGACCGCGACCCGCAGGACGGCCCGGCCACGGCGTGGCACAAGCGCACGGCCGACGTCCAGGAGCTGCTCGACGACAGCGAGCGCAGCACCATCGAGCTGGCCAACGGCCCGTTCTCCGGGCAGACCATCGCGGAGATGACCGGCGAGCTCTACGTCTCGGACGTCTTCATGCACACCTGGGACCTCGCCCGCTCCGCCGGCGTGGAGGCAGACCTCGACCCCGAGTACGCCGAGCAGATGCTCGAGGGGATGCTCCCCATCGAGACGATGCTGCGACAGTCCGGTCAGTACGGCCCCGCGGTCGAGACCGACAGCGAAGACCCGGTGGAGCGCCTCATGGCCTTCATCGGCCGTGACGTGCACGCCTGGACCGCACGCGCCTGA
- a CDS encoding GNAT family N-acetyltransferase, translated as MITVTLSTDPALLDVDRIHHWLSTDTYWARGRSRETVESTIAHSLNLGAYDEDGQQVGYARLVTDHTTFAWLCDVYVDPAVRGQGISHQLVQGMLAECEPMGLNRIVLATHDAHGLYERYGWQVLPEPGQWMTRGRP; from the coding sequence ATGATCACAGTGACGCTCTCCACGGACCCGGCGCTGCTCGACGTCGACCGCATCCACCACTGGCTGTCGACCGACACCTACTGGGCACGGGGGCGGTCGCGGGAGACGGTGGAGTCCACCATCGCCCACTCGCTCAACCTCGGCGCCTACGACGAGGACGGACAGCAGGTCGGTTACGCCCGGCTGGTCACCGACCACACCACCTTCGCCTGGCTGTGTGATGTGTACGTCGACCCGGCCGTGCGCGGGCAGGGCATCTCCCACCAGCTGGTCCAGGGGATGCTGGCCGAGTGCGAGCCGATGGGTCTCAACCGCATCGTCCTGGCCACGCATGACGCCCACGGGCTGTACGAGCGGTACGGCTGGCAGGTGCTGCCCGAGCCCGGACAGTGGATGACGCGCGGTCGGCCGTGA
- a CDS encoding ABC transporter ATP-binding protein has protein sequence MPVTVTPMHAMGPTGGGGPGRRGPQKISRADRAQLAQRPVEYGRVVALFRPHGRTLAVVTAIIVLTSAVAMAQPFLVREAVDVAIPQQDVRLLLLVVGGMVGVAAVTAMLGVVQTWMAAQVGQEVMHTLRSRLFAHLQGQSFSFFTRARAGEVQSRLINDVGGMQGVVTTTATSTASNVTTAVATMVAMLALSWRLSLISLVVVPPAIWLTRKVALLRREITSQQQAALADLHVRIEEGLSVSGVRLAKTLGTTRQDAARFDEVSHGLIDLEMRAQLAGRWRMATMQIVFAAIPAAIYLAAGLPATSGGMTIGTLIAFTTLQAGIFRPLMGLLNVGAQWVSSMALFSRVFEYLDLEPDVVPPADPVPLDPTAVRGDVRLDAVSFRYAGSGRDALREVSVEVPAGSSLALVGHTGSGKSTLAALVSRLYDPAAGRITIDGVDVRELDPEVLARIVGVVSQETYLVHASIRENLLRAAPEATEVDLWRALGAAQVADLVAGLPDGLDTLVGSRGYRFSGGEQQRLAIARTILRDPPVLVLDEATSALDNATERALQQALDTVSRGRTTITIAHRLSTVEAADQIVVLAEGRVAERGTHAELLARDGVYADLALVA, from the coding sequence ATGCCCGTGACGGTCACCCCCATGCACGCGATGGGCCCCACCGGCGGTGGTGGCCCCGGGCGCCGCGGACCGCAGAAGATCAGCCGCGCCGACCGCGCCCAGCTCGCGCAGCGGCCCGTGGAGTACGGGCGCGTGGTCGCGCTCTTCCGCCCCCACGGCCGCACTCTGGCCGTGGTCACCGCCATCATCGTGCTCACCTCGGCGGTGGCGATGGCCCAGCCCTTCCTGGTGCGTGAGGCCGTGGACGTCGCGATCCCGCAGCAGGACGTGCGCCTGCTTCTCCTCGTGGTCGGCGGCATGGTGGGCGTCGCCGCCGTCACGGCCATGCTCGGGGTGGTGCAGACCTGGATGGCCGCGCAGGTGGGCCAGGAGGTCATGCACACCCTGCGCTCGCGGCTGTTCGCCCACCTGCAGGGCCAGTCGTTCTCGTTCTTCACCCGCGCCCGCGCCGGCGAGGTGCAGTCGCGCCTCATCAACGACGTCGGCGGCATGCAGGGCGTCGTGACCACCACGGCCACCTCCACCGCCAGCAACGTCACCACGGCCGTGGCGACGATGGTGGCCATGCTCGCGCTCTCCTGGCGGCTCTCCCTCATCTCGCTGGTGGTCGTGCCGCCGGCCATCTGGCTCACGCGCAAGGTCGCCCTGCTGCGGCGGGAGATCACCTCCCAGCAGCAGGCGGCGCTGGCGGACCTGCACGTCCGCATCGAGGAGGGGTTGAGCGTCAGCGGGGTGCGGCTGGCCAAGACCCTGGGCACCACCCGGCAGGACGCCGCGCGCTTCGACGAGGTGAGCCACGGCCTCATCGACCTCGAGATGCGCGCCCAGCTGGCGGGCCGCTGGCGGATGGCGACCATGCAGATCGTCTTCGCCGCCATCCCCGCGGCCATCTACCTGGCGGCGGGTCTCCCCGCGACCTCCGGGGGCATGACGATCGGCACGCTCATCGCGTTCACCACGCTCCAGGCGGGGATCTTCCGTCCGCTCATGGGGCTGCTGAACGTCGGCGCGCAGTGGGTGAGCTCGATGGCGCTGTTCAGCCGCGTCTTCGAGTACCTCGACCTGGAGCCCGACGTGGTCCCGCCGGCCGACCCCGTGCCGCTCGACCCCACCGCCGTGCGCGGTGACGTCCGGCTCGATGCGGTGAGCTTCCGCTACGCGGGCAGCGGCCGCGACGCCTTGCGTGAGGTCTCGGTCGAGGTCCCTGCCGGCAGCTCGCTGGCGCTGGTGGGGCACACCGGGTCGGGCAAGTCGACCCTCGCGGCCCTCGTCTCGCGCCTGTACGACCCCGCCGCCGGCCGCATCACGATCGACGGGGTGGACGTCCGCGAGCTCGACCCGGAGGTGCTCGCCCGCATCGTCGGGGTGGTGAGCCAGGAGACCTACCTCGTGCACGCCAGCATCCGGGAGAACCTGCTGCGGGCGGCACCCGAGGCGACCGAGGTGGACCTGTGGCGGGCGCTCGGCGCGGCCCAGGTGGCCGACCTGGTCGCGGGGCTGCCGGACGGGCTGGACACGCTGGTGGGCTCTCGTGGCTACCGCTTCTCCGGGGGCGAGCAGCAGCGCCTGGCCATCGCGCGGACGATCCTGCGCGACCCGCCGGTGCTGGTGCTCGACGAGGCGACCAGCGCCTTGGACAACGCGACCGAGCGGGCGCTGCAGCAGGCCCTGGACACGGTCTCCCGGGGGCGGACCACGATCACCATCGCCCACCGGCTGTCCACCGTGGAGGCCGCCGACCAGATCGTGGTGCTCGCCGAGGGGCGGGTGGCCGAGCGGGGCACCCACGCCGAGCTGCTGGCGCGCGACGGCGTGTACGCGGACCTGGCGCTGGTGGCCTGA
- a CDS encoding small multi-drug export protein, whose amino-acid sequence MFESLQNFTDSLPEALQWAGVALISAIPFVESYFGSTIGILAGMHPAVAIPAAIVGNIVSMVVIVSLAGKGRDLAVGEKEDSPRRAKLRRTFDRWGVPGVSLLGQTLLPSQITSAMMVGFGADRRQVILWQCLSIVLWGVAFGMLAAAGVQFIR is encoded by the coding sequence ATGTTCGAGAGCCTGCAGAACTTCACCGACAGCCTGCCGGAGGCCCTGCAGTGGGCCGGCGTGGCGCTGATCAGTGCCATCCCCTTCGTGGAGAGCTACTTCGGCTCCACGATCGGCATCCTGGCCGGGATGCACCCGGCCGTGGCCATCCCCGCCGCGATCGTGGGGAACATCGTCTCGATGGTGGTGATCGTCTCGCTGGCAGGCAAGGGCCGCGACCTGGCCGTCGGCGAGAAGGAGGACTCGCCGCGGCGGGCCAAGCTGCGCCGGACCTTCGACCGCTGGGGCGTTCCCGGTGTCTCGTTGCTGGGCCAGACCCTGCTGCCCAGCCAGATCACCTCGGCCATGATGGTCGGCTTCGGCGCGGACCGCCGGCAGGTCATCCTCTGGCAGTGCCTGAGCATCGTGCTCTGGGGCGTGGCCTTCGGGATGCTCGCCGCCGCGGGCGTGCAGTTCATCCGCTGA
- the ctlX gene encoding citrulline utilization hydrolase CtlX, which translates to MSAQAPSSVILIRALNFTPNPSTAADNAFQSEVEAGTEPAEVSRRAIAEMDALADALREAGVTVHVFEDDEQTRPDSVFPNNWVSTHAGGYVAVYPMYASNRRLERRTDVLEMLKSTYRVQTVVDYSGLEPDGIFLEGTGAMVLDHVSRVAYTARSHRADTTVLERFCADFNYEPMAFDAVDSAGVPVYHTNVIATIGTDVALFALDMIADEQRRWAVGERLTVNGRKIVEITEEQVREFAGNAIELMGKDGEGNPERIMAMSARALRSLTDAQVAAIEESCRIVAVDIPTIELAGGSVRCMIAGIHLDQRRDVERPFTEAVQAIDEHPHSLDGLEVRND; encoded by the coding sequence ATGAGTGCACAGGCCCCCTCCAGCGTCATCCTCATCCGCGCGCTGAACTTCACGCCCAACCCCTCGACGGCGGCGGACAACGCCTTCCAGTCCGAGGTGGAGGCGGGCACGGAGCCCGCCGAGGTCTCGCGGCGGGCGATCGCCGAGATGGACGCGCTCGCCGACGCCCTGCGTGAGGCCGGCGTGACCGTCCACGTCTTCGAGGACGACGAGCAGACCCGTCCCGACAGCGTCTTCCCGAACAACTGGGTCTCCACCCACGCCGGGGGGTACGTGGCGGTCTACCCGATGTACGCCTCCAACCGGCGCCTGGAGCGCCGCACCGACGTGCTGGAGATGCTGAAGAGCACCTACCGCGTGCAGACGGTGGTGGACTACTCCGGCCTGGAGCCCGACGGCATCTTCCTGGAGGGCACCGGCGCCATGGTGCTCGACCACGTCTCGCGGGTCGCCTACACGGCGCGCAGCCACCGGGCGGACACCACGGTGCTGGAGCGCTTCTGTGCGGACTTCAACTACGAGCCGATGGCCTTCGACGCCGTCGACTCCGCCGGCGTGCCGGTCTACCACACCAACGTCATCGCGACGATCGGTACGGACGTGGCCCTGTTCGCCCTGGACATGATCGCCGACGAGCAGCGTCGCTGGGCCGTGGGGGAGCGCCTCACGGTGAACGGGCGCAAGATCGTGGAGATCACCGAGGAGCAGGTGCGGGAGTTCGCCGGCAACGCCATCGAGCTGATGGGCAAGGACGGAGAGGGCAACCCGGAGCGGATCATGGCCATGTCGGCCCGGGCGCTGCGTTCGCTCACGGACGCCCAGGTGGCCGCCATCGAGGAGTCCTGCCGCATCGTTGCGGTGGACATCCCCACCATCGAGCTGGCCGGTGGGTCGGTGCGGTGCATGATCGCCGGCATCCACCTGGACCAGCGCCGGGACGTGGAGCGCCCGTTCACCGAGGCCGTGCAGGCCATCGACGAGCACCCGCACAGCCTGGACGGCCTGGAGGTCCGCAACGACTGA
- a CDS encoding sensor histidine kinase translates to MSRVSSSRAPAPHFAAPTEKAVHNFSLYSLVSVGFVLASFLLLDGAMLWVGLPTLRWVGIPLLLVFFVLGLALTRGALPLGSGEQDSPAAAPWWMVLATTGVATALAGLQVWQEPASGASMSAYTMLVLSMVLGLSVRIRPASLLTALAAGVVTLVVAARHPEHAVVVAPGMLLGFVGLAIGYFSAWSMEVVRQQARSRHLLADLAVAEERLRFSRDLHDTFGRTLSVVSLKAELGAELARRGRTEEAAAEMDGVRQVTQEGAAEVRRVVSGYRNLDPAAEWAGARAVLRAAGIEVEATGKELLERCAAWSDTAREAVAWTLREAVTNILRHSDARQVQLALGEHDGWVEVEVANDGGHPAVPGHRGTGLQGLQDRVTAAGGHLHHESTNGRFVLTASIPSQEIP, encoded by the coding sequence GTGTCCCGCGTGAGCTCGTCCCGCGCGCCGGCCCCGCACTTCGCCGCCCCCACCGAGAAGGCGGTGCACAACTTCTCGCTCTACTCGCTGGTGTCGGTGGGCTTCGTCCTGGCGTCCTTCCTACTGCTCGACGGCGCGATGCTCTGGGTCGGCCTACCCACCCTGCGGTGGGTGGGCATCCCGCTGCTGCTGGTCTTCTTCGTCCTGGGGCTGGCACTGACCCGGGGCGCGCTGCCCCTGGGGTCCGGTGAACAGGACAGCCCGGCCGCCGCACCCTGGTGGATGGTCCTGGCCACCACCGGCGTGGCCACGGCGCTGGCCGGGCTGCAGGTCTGGCAGGAACCGGCGTCGGGCGCCAGCATGAGCGCGTACACGATGCTCGTCCTGAGCATGGTGCTGGGCCTGTCCGTGCGCATCCGGCCGGCGAGCCTGCTCACGGCGCTGGCGGCGGGAGTGGTGACCTTGGTGGTCGCCGCCCGTCACCCGGAGCACGCCGTCGTGGTCGCACCGGGCATGCTCCTGGGGTTCGTCGGGCTGGCCATCGGCTACTTCAGCGCGTGGTCCATGGAGGTGGTGCGTCAGCAGGCCCGCAGCCGCCACCTGCTGGCCGACCTCGCCGTCGCCGAGGAGCGCCTGCGCTTCAGCCGCGACCTGCACGACACCTTCGGCCGCACGCTCTCGGTGGTCTCCCTCAAGGCCGAGCTGGGGGCCGAGCTGGCGCGCCGCGGGCGCACCGAGGAGGCCGCGGCGGAGATGGACGGGGTGCGGCAGGTGACGCAGGAGGGCGCGGCCGAGGTGCGGCGCGTCGTGAGCGGGTACCGGAACCTCGACCCGGCAGCGGAGTGGGCCGGCGCCCGGGCGGTGCTCCGCGCAGCCGGCATCGAGGTGGAGGCCACCGGCAAGGAGCTCCTGGAGCGGTGCGCCGCCTGGTCCGACACCGCCCGGGAGGCCGTGGCCTGGACCCTCCGCGAGGCCGTCACCAACATCCTGCGCCACTCCGACGCCCGGCAGGTGCAGCTGGCGCTCGGCGAGCACGACGGCTGGGTGGAGGTCGAGGTCGCCAACGACGGTGGCCACCCCGCCGTCCCGGGACACCGGGGCACCGGCCTGCAGGGCCTGCAGGACCGCGTCACCGCCGCCGGCGGGCACCTCCACCACGAGTCCACCAACGGCAGGTTCGTCCTGACCGCCTCCATCCCCAGTCAGGAGATCCCGTGA
- a CDS encoding phosphoketolase family protein, producing MITVPAWPDDPATPLDDEEARRLHAWWRAANYLSVGQIYLLDNPLLREELAPEHVKPRLLGHWGTTPGLTFLYAHFNRAIRQRGLNACYVTGPGHGGPGLVAATYLEGTWTETYPDVGQDLDGLQRLCKQFSFPGGIPSHVAPEVPGSIHEGGELGYSLSHAYGAMLDNPDQIAFTVVGDGEAETGPLATSWHANKFSDPQHDGVVLPVLHLNGYKIANPTVLARIPEEELVSLMRGYGHTPLLFTAGFDDEDELSVHRRFAAVLDEALDLIAQIKADAGPDSPRPAWPMIVFRTPKGWTGPEQVDGKQTEGHWRSHQVPLANARDTPEHLEVLANWLRSYRPEELFAQDGALLPEIAAMAPQGEKRMSANPITNGGSVLRDLMLPDFRDHAVELTSPGQPFSEATSVLGGYLREVMRRNPETFRLFGPDETASNRLQAVYEVTDKQWNAEYHPSDAEDPMARAGRVLEMLSEHQCQGWLEGYLLTGRHGMLNSYEAFVHIVDSMVNQHAKWYKVTNQLEWRRPLASLNYLLSSHVWRQDHNGFSHQDPGFIDHVVNKKAEIVRVYLPPDANTLLSTVDHCLRSRQYVNVVVAGKQPNPTWLTMEEAIAHCVRGIGIWPWAGTESDGDDPDVVLGCAGDIPTIEVLAAAKILREEVPGLTFRVVNVVDLMRLQDEKAHPHGLSETQFHTLFPAGTPVVFGYHGYPWLIHRLVYRHDTASHFHVRGYTEEGTTTTPFDMVMRNQLDRYQLVVDVIDRVPALGSRYARLRQRMEDKRLQARAHAYEHGEDLPEVAQWQWGDAQDEADAQQGSVRQDTGGDNV from the coding sequence ATGATCACCGTCCCCGCCTGGCCCGATGACCCCGCCACGCCCCTGGACGACGAGGAGGCCCGCCGCCTGCACGCGTGGTGGCGCGCGGCGAACTACCTCTCCGTGGGGCAGATCTACCTGCTGGACAACCCGCTGCTGCGGGAGGAGCTCGCGCCCGAGCACGTGAAGCCCCGCCTGCTGGGCCACTGGGGCACCACCCCGGGCCTGACCTTCCTCTACGCGCACTTCAACCGCGCCATCCGCCAGCGGGGCCTGAACGCGTGCTACGTCACCGGGCCCGGCCACGGCGGACCGGGTCTGGTGGCCGCCACCTACCTCGAGGGCACCTGGACCGAGACCTACCCCGACGTGGGGCAGGACCTCGACGGGCTGCAGCGCCTGTGCAAGCAGTTCTCCTTCCCCGGCGGCATCCCCTCCCACGTGGCGCCGGAGGTCCCGGGGTCGATCCACGAGGGCGGGGAGCTGGGGTATTCGCTCTCGCACGCCTACGGGGCGATGCTGGACAACCCCGACCAGATCGCCTTCACGGTCGTCGGTGACGGGGAGGCCGAGACCGGGCCGCTGGCGACCTCCTGGCACGCGAACAAGTTCTCGGACCCGCAGCACGACGGGGTGGTCCTGCCGGTGCTGCACCTCAACGGGTACAAGATCGCCAACCCGACGGTGCTGGCCCGCATCCCCGAGGAGGAGCTCGTCTCCCTGATGCGGGGCTACGGCCACACGCCGCTGCTGTTCACCGCCGGGTTCGACGACGAGGACGAGCTCTCCGTCCACCGCCGGTTCGCCGCCGTGCTGGACGAGGCGCTCGACCTCATCGCGCAGATCAAGGCCGATGCGGGGCCGGACTCGCCGCGCCCAGCCTGGCCGATGATCGTGTTCCGCACCCCCAAGGGGTGGACCGGCCCCGAGCAGGTGGATGGCAAGCAGACCGAGGGTCACTGGCGCTCGCACCAGGTGCCGCTGGCCAACGCCCGTGACACCCCCGAGCACCTGGAGGTCCTCGCGAACTGGCTGCGCTCGTACCGGCCGGAGGAGCTCTTCGCCCAGGACGGCGCCCTGTTGCCCGAGATCGCCGCGATGGCGCCGCAGGGCGAGAAGCGCATGTCGGCCAACCCCATCACCAACGGCGGCAGCGTGCTGCGCGACCTGATGCTGCCGGACTTCCGCGACCACGCCGTCGAGCTGACCTCACCCGGCCAGCCCTTCTCGGAGGCGACGAGCGTGCTGGGGGGCTACCTGCGGGAGGTGATGCGCAGGAACCCCGAGACCTTCCGCCTGTTCGGGCCGGACGAGACGGCGTCGAACCGCCTGCAGGCCGTGTACGAGGTCACCGACAAGCAGTGGAACGCCGAGTACCACCCGAGCGACGCCGAGGACCCGATGGCGCGCGCCGGGCGGGTGCTGGAGATGCTCTCGGAGCACCAGTGCCAGGGGTGGCTGGAGGGTTACCTGCTCACCGGGCGCCACGGGATGCTGAACTCCTACGAGGCCTTCGTCCACATCGTCGACTCGATGGTGAACCAGCACGCCAAGTGGTACAAGGTCACCAACCAGCTCGAGTGGCGGCGCCCGCTGGCCTCGTTGAACTACCTGCTCTCCTCGCACGTGTGGCGGCAGGACCACAACGGCTTCTCCCACCAGGACCCCGGGTTCATCGACCACGTGGTCAACAAGAAGGCGGAGATCGTGCGGGTGTACCTGCCGCCGGACGCGAACACCCTGCTCTCGACGGTGGACCACTGCCTGCGCTCCCGGCAGTACGTCAACGTGGTGGTGGCCGGCAAGCAGCCGAACCCCACGTGGTTGACGATGGAGGAGGCGATCGCCCACTGCGTGCGCGGCATCGGCATTTGGCCGTGGGCCGGGACGGAGTCCGACGGTGACGACCCCGACGTGGTGCTGGGCTGCGCGGGCGACATCCCCACCATCGAGGTCCTGGCGGCCGCGAAGATCCTGCGCGAGGAGGTGCCGGGGCTGACCTTCCGGGTCGTGAACGTGGTGGACCTGATGCGCCTGCAGGACGAGAAGGCCCACCCGCACGGGCTGTCCGAGACGCAGTTCCACACCCTTTTCCCCGCCGGCACACCCGTGGTCTTCGGGTACCACGGCTACCCGTGGCTGATCCACCGCCTGGTCTACCGGCACGACACCGCATCACACTTCCACGTGCGCGGGTACACCGAGGAGGGCACCACCACCACGCCCTTCGACATGGTGATGCGCAACCAGCTGGACCGCTACCAGCTGGTGGTCGACGTCATCGACCGCGTGCCGGCCCTGGGTTCGCGCTACGCCCGGCTCCGCCAGCGCATGGAGGACAAGCGACTGCAGGCCCGTGCCCACGCCTACGAGCACGGGGAGGACCTGCCCGAGGTCGCCCAGTGGCAGTGGGGTGACGCCCAGGACGAGGCCGATGCCCAGCAGGGCAGCGTGCGTCAGGACACCGGCGGCGACAACGTCTGA
- a CDS encoding MarR family winged helix-turn-helix transcriptional regulator — protein MTTPRDAEPVPPRARPGTGPDSPDALGEVFLSTSRRLRHHIAHSLAPTGMVPHHARALRIVDRDGPMRLGELAAALHVVPRSVTDVVDALADAGWVTRTPDPADRRATVITTTAAGRARAREVEQVRRAAGDDFFASLPAADRATLRRILQALGEEA, from the coding sequence ATGACCACCCCTCGCGATGCAGAGCCCGTCCCCCCGCGGGCGCGCCCCGGCACCGGCCCCGACAGCCCGGATGCCCTGGGGGAGGTCTTCCTGAGCACCTCCCGGCGCCTGCGCCACCACATCGCCCACTCGTTGGCGCCCACAGGCATGGTGCCCCACCACGCCCGGGCGCTGCGCATCGTCGACCGGGACGGCCCGATGCGGCTGGGCGAGCTCGCCGCGGCCCTGCACGTGGTGCCCCGCAGCGTCACCGACGTGGTGGACGCCCTCGCTGATGCCGGGTGGGTCACCCGCACCCCGGACCCGGCCGACCGGCGGGCGACCGTCATCACCACCACCGCCGCGGGGCGGGCCCGGGCCCGCGAGGTCGAGCAGGTGCGCCGGGCGGCCGGCGACGACTTCTTCGCGAGCCTGCCCGCGGCCGACCGGGCCACGCTGCGGCGCATCCTGCAGGCGCTGGGCGAGGAGGCATGA
- a CDS encoding response regulator transcription factor, with protein sequence MDQELAADALAAGASPLSAREADVLELSADAAPVEEIAQRAHLSAGTVRNYLSAAVAKTGTSNRHEAARVARSKGWI encoded by the coding sequence GTGGACCAGGAGCTGGCGGCCGACGCCCTGGCCGCTGGCGCCTCCCCGCTCAGCGCCCGGGAGGCCGACGTGCTGGAGCTCTCGGCCGACGCCGCGCCGGTGGAGGAGATCGCCCAGCGGGCCCACCTGTCGGCCGGCACGGTGCGCAACTACCTGTCGGCGGCCGTGGCGAAGACCGGCACCTCCAACCGGCACGAGGCCGCGCGGGTCGCCCGGTCCAAGGGCTGGATCTGA